The following nucleotide sequence is from Acidimicrobiia bacterium.
AATACACGGGGCGCCTTCCCCTCGTCCACATCCTCCGCGGCTGGGAGATCTCCCGTCCGGTGGCCCGCTCACGCTACGCCCCTTTCAAGCGGGTGCTCGACGCGACCTTGACGGTCGTCACCGCGCCGATCTGGCTCCTGATCGGTGCGTTCGTGTGGTCCGCGGTGCGAATGGAATCCGATGGGGCCGCCATCTACCGCCAGACCCGCGTCGGGAAGAACGGCAAACTGTTCACGCTCCTCAAGTTTCGCACGATGGTTGTCGACGCCGAGGCACTCGGACCCCAATTCGCGCAGCAGAACGATCCGCGCCTGACACGAATCGGGAGGTTCCTCCGTCGCTCACGCCTCGATGAGATCCCGCAGCTGTGGAATGTTCTCAAGGGCGACCTCGCGATCGTCGGCCCGCGCCCTGAGCGCCCGGTGTTCGTTGAGACATTCACCCGTGCGATTCCGTTCTACGACAGCCGTCACCTCGTGCGGCCAGGGATCACCGGATGGGCCCAGGTGCACCGCGGATATGGCGGCGGGATCGACGACGCCCTCGACAAGCTCACCTACGACCTGTACTACGTCAAGCACTCGTCGCTGTGGCTCGACACCCAGATTCTCGGCAAGACCGTTTGGATCGTCGTGACCGGGAAAGGCTCGAGATAGACCCGTCGTCGGCTCACACCATGTGGCTATGGTTCCGACCACCCGGCCCAACGCAGCAAGCCAAGCGCTGCGATCCGATTGATGCCCCAGCCCAGAGGAGATGAGCGATGACCCCGTCGGTGCCAGCGCCCGATGTGTCGATCGTCCTCCCGGTGTTCAACGAGATCGATCATCTCGACGAGGAACTGACGCGCATCCGCGCCGCATTCGATGCTTCGCAGTACTCGTACGAAATCATCGTCATCGACGATGCTTCAACCGACGGCAGCACGGAACGGCTCCATGAGATCGACGGCATCAGGCTGATCACCTTCGCCGCGAACCGGGGGCCAGGCGCCGCGCGCAAGACCGGAACCGAGGCGTCGCGGGGCCGCGTCGTGGTGTGGACCGATGTCGACATGTCGTACCCGAACGAACTTCTCCCGACCCTCGTCGACGAGCTTGAAGGCCACGACCAGGTCGTCGGGGCGAGAACCTCAGAGCAGGGAACGCACAAGTTTGCTCGGATCCCGGCGAAATGGACCATTCGGAAACTCGCCGAGTACCTGTCCGGCACAAGGATCCCCGACCTCAACTCGGGGTTTCGGGCCTTTCGACGATCCGTTGCCGTCCAGTTCTCGCATCTGCTCCCCGACGGGTTTTCCCATGTGACAACCCTCACCATGGCATTCCTTGCGAACGGGTACAGCATCAAGTACATCGACATCCCTTACGCCGAACGCTCGGGGAAATCGAAGTTCCGCCTCGTTGCCGACACACGCCTGTACCTGTTGCAGGTCACTCGCATGGTCATGATGTGGAACCCGTTGCGTGTCCTGATGCCGGTTGCCCTTGTGATGTTCCTGATCGGTTCCGCCAAGATCGTTTACGACATCATCGACAAGAGCTTCCGCATCGGCACCAACACGCTGCTGGTCATGGCAACGGCTGGCCTCATCGTGGTTGTCGCCCTCCTCGCCGACCTCGTCGTACAGGTCAGCCGGCCAAGATCAACCGTCGTCTCCGCCGTGGTGACCGATGTCGACGCCACCGAATACAACGAGACCTGACTCTGCATGCTCACGCTCGCGTGTTCTTCAGACTCGGAGGCTCGACCGACACCTCCGCTCCTTAGAATTGGCCGCCATGACAGGGCCAATCGTGGACGAAACAATCGTGATCACCGGCGCAACCGGATTCATCGGTTCCCATCTCACTCGACGGCTCGTCAACGGCAACGATGTCCACATCTTGGTCCGCAACCCGGATCGGGCATCAGCACTCGGTCTCGACGCGAGCAACATCCACGACATATCGTCGTCGACGCACCCGATCGCAGGCCTGTTCGAAGACCTGCAACCGAGCATGGTGTTTCATCTCGCGACCCGCTACGAACGCACCGACCCGGTCGATCCTCGACCGATGCTCGAAGCCAATGTTGTGTTCGGGACCGCTGTCCTGGAGGCTGCCGCCCGCATCGGCGACTGCACCGTCGTGATGGCGGGCTCACACTTCCAACACGCAGACGGCGTACCCGTCAGCCTCTACGCCCTTTCCAAGAACCTGCTCATCGAGGTTGCGCGCTACCTCACCGCCACCCGGAACCTGTCGTGGGTCGAAACCGTGCTCTATGACATCTACGGCCCCCGCGATCGTCGCGGCAAGCTGATCGACACGGTCCTGGACCGCCTTCTTGCCGGCCAACCGATTCAGCTGCCCGAACGGCTCGCACTCCACCACTTTGTCCATGTGGACGACGCAGTGGACGCCTTGCTCGCAAGCGCCCGTCAGCTTCGCAGCACCGGTGAATCCGGCATGTCGTTGTTCGCCACATCGGACAAGGCGGTGACACCGAAGGAGGTCGTCGAGATCGCCTCGACCGTTCTCGGTCGACAGCCGATCTTGGGCGGATCCCACTTTCAGCTTCCACCTCGTACGCCGATGCATCCGGCAGATGGTCCGAGGCCGGACGCATGGTCGCCAACCATTGGCCTTTCCGACGGAATCATGACAGTCGCCCGGTCCCGTACCGCAGAGCCCTAGACGATGAGGGTCAACTACGCACAGGCGGTGTACGGCGAAGAAGAAATCGCTGCGGTGGTCGAAGTCCTCGAGCATTCCACGGAACTGCTCATGGCGGGGCCTCGTGTCTCGGCATTCGAAGCTGCGGTTGCCGGGCGGTTCGGCAAGGAGTTCGGCGTGATGGTCAACTCGGGCTCATCGGCCAACCTTGTCGCAATCGAAGGGCTGGGGCTCGAACACGGATCGGAGGTGGTCACACCCGCACTCACCTTCTCCACCACGGTGGCGCCCCTCATCCAAAGCGGTCTCACGCCGGTCTTCGTGGATGTCGAACCCGACACCTACACCGTCGATGTCGCACACATCTCCGAGCGCATCACATCCCGCACCCGGGCGCTCATGATCCCGAACCTAATCGGAAACCTGCCCGACTGGAAGGCCGTTCGGGCACTCGCGGACACTTATGGCCTTGTCGTCATCGAAGACTCATGCGACACGATCGGCAGCACGATCGCCGGAATGCCGACCGGTGCCCTCACCGATGTTGCAACGACGAGCTTCTACGCGTCGCACATCATCACCGCTGCGGGGTTCGGTGGAATGATGACAACCTCAAACCCGGACCTTGCGCAACGGGCTCGCCTCCTGCGCGGCTGGGGGAGGACCTCGTCCACTCGTGCCGAATCCGAGGGCATCACAGATCGATTCGATGTTGCGGTCGATGGCATCGACTACGACGCCAAGTTCATGTTCGAGGCGCTCGGCTACAACTTCCTCCCGTCGGAACTGTCCGCGGCATTCGGGCTCGTCCAGCTCGGGCGCCTCGATGAATACGCCCGTCGCCGGTCAACCAACTTCGCGAAGCTGAGACAGGCGTTCAGTGGATACGAGGACTGGTTCATACTCCCGCGCCAGGGTGCCGAGATCGAAACAGCATGGCTGGCCTTTCCGCTCATCGTGCGGGATTCGGCGCCGTTCACCCGCAGGGAACTCCAGATCGGATTCGAGACCGACGGGATACAGACTCGGGTCGTCTTCACAGGGAATGTGCTTCGTCAGCCTGCTTTCTCGGAACTCAACGATGCAGGCAGTGGATCGTTCCCGAATGCGGATCGCGTGATGCGAGGAGGGGTTCTGCTTGGATGTCACCAAGGCATGGGTGACGATGAGATTGCGTACATCATGGACTCGTTTGCGAGGTTTGCTTCTGCCTACTGACGAAGACCATCGGGAGGGCCGGTGCGACTGACCATCACCGGCGGCTGCGGGTTCATCGGATCCGCCGTGGCCCGCCTTGCGGTAGCCAGAGGTCACGAGGTCCTGAACCTCGACAAGATGTCCTACGCCGCGACGGTCGCGTCGACAGCCGCGATTGCTGGCCGCGATGGGTATCGGCACGAGATCGTCGACATCGGTGACCAACGCACAGTGCGTGCGCTCCTTGCCGAATCCAAGCCCGAGGTCGTCATGCATCTCGCCGCCGAATCCCATGTCGACCGATCGATTGATCAACCGTCGGACTTCGTCAACACCAATGTGGTCGGGACCGTTGCACTGCTCGAAACCGTCAGCGAGTACTACAACGGTCTCACAGGGGAAGACCGCGCCCGATTCCGATTCCATCATGTGTCGACCGATGAGGTGTTCGGCTCCCTCGGCCCGCGCGGAGCGTTCACACCGGACTCGCCATATGACCCCCGGTCGCCGTACGCCGCCTCGAAGGCGTCTGCGGACCATTTCGCTCGTGCGTGGTACCACACCTACGGCCTTCCGGTTGTCGTGAGCAACTGCTCGAACAACTACGGGCCATTCCAGTTCCCCGAAAAGCTCATACCCCTCATCACCATCCGCGGCCTCACCGGTGCGACCCTTCCCGTCTACGGGGACGGATCCAACACTCGCGAGTGGCTTTTCGTCACCGACCACGCCGAAGCACTTCTCCGGGTCGCGCAGAGCGGCGAACCGGGACACACCTACCTCATCGCGGGGGAGTCGGAACGGCCGAACCTCGAGGTCGTGCAGGCAATCTGTTCGCTCCTCGACGAAATGGCGCCACTCGATGACGGTCGAGCCCACCGTGACCTCATCGAATTCGTCGAGGATCGGCCAGGCCACGACCTGCGCTACGCAATCGACGGATCCGCGACCACCGCGGCGTTCGGGTGGGAAGCAACCACACCCTTTGAGGTCGGCCTCCGCAAGACCGTTGAGTGGTACATCGACAACCGGGACTGGTGGGAGCCGCTTGTCTCCGATCTCCGAGCGACCGAACGCGTCGGGCATGGTGACCGCGGACCGGCCGAGGACGCCACATGAAGGGGATCATCCTCGCTGGCGGCGTCGGCACCAGGCTCGATCCGATGACGCGGGTCGTGAGCAAACACCTCCTGCCGGTGTACGACAAGCCGATGGTGTACTACCCCCTGACGCTGCTCATGCTCGCAGGCATGCGCGACATCCTCGTGATCTCAGCACCCGATCAGGCCGGCAACTTCGAGCACCTCCTCGGCGACGGAAGCGCCTTCGGTATCCGAATCTCCTACTTGACCCAGGCCGCTCCCGACGGGATCGCCCAGGCCTTCCCGATCGCCGAGCGGTTCCTCGATGGAGACGGTGCGGCCCTCGCGCTCGGTGACAACATCCTGTACGGGGGTGGACTGTCAGGGCTTCTCACGAAGGCGGCGGGGAACGACGGAGCAACGATCTTCGGATATCCCGTTCACGACCCTGAACGGTTCGGCGTGGTGACCCTCGACGAGCATGGCGCTCCGATGCGGATCGAAGAGAAGCCCGAGTCTCCCGAGTCGAATCTCGCTGTCGTCGGGCTCTACTTCTTCGATGCGGATGTTGTCGACATTGCCCGTTCCGTCCAGCCATCCGACCGCGGTGAACGCGAGATCACAAGCGTCATTGGTGTGTACCTCAAGCAGTCGCGGCTCACGGTCGAGACACTCGGACGGGGCATCGCATGGCTCGACGCCGGAACACCCGAGGATCTCCACGAGGCTGCCGCGTTCGTCCGAACGATCGAGAAGCGCCAGGGGTTCAAGATCGCCTGCCCAGAAGAGGTCGCGTACCGGCTCGGATACATCGACCGCGACAATCTCGCGCAGCTCGCAGCCGACGCCCCGAATAGGGAGTACGGCGCATACCTGTCGAGCCTCCTGCGATGACCGACGCGGGCCAGCCAAACCGCGTTGACGGCTTCGACGAGGTCGTTGCCTTCGTGTCGCCGATCCACCCAGACTCGCGCGGCAACCTTCGCGAGATCTACCGGGCTGACGAATTCCGCGAACGCACCGGTATCGCGCCGCAGTTCGTGCAGGACAATGTGTCGGTCTCGCACCGCGGGGTGCTGCGAGGCATCCACATCCAGGTGTCCCCCCCTCAAGGCAAGCTTGTATCGTGCCTCGCAGGCGAGGTCTTCGATGTCGTGGTCGACCTGCGCGGGTCGTCATCCACCTACCGGAAGTGGAAGGCGACGACGCTTTCGCACACCAACGGAATACAGGTGTGGGTGCCACCCGGGTTCGGCCATGCATTCCTCGTGGTTTCGGAGTCAGCGCTGGTGCATTACAAGGCCACGACTCCCTACCACCGTGACGGCACGAGGTCCGTTCGTTGGGACGATCCGGCGATCGGCATCCAATGGCCAACGACCGACGAGCCACACCTGTCGCAACAGGATGGAGATGCCCCGCTGCTGGCCGAATGTGACCTCTCACCCCGGTGACGAATCCTGAGGTGTGACCTGCGCCTCAGGTCAAGATCGTCGATTGGAATGCCGAAGGCATACACAATCGTGACCTAAGGTACGCCCAATGACACGGTCAATCGCCGCAATCGTGTTTGTTGTTGCGCTCGCGGGGCTCTCGGTGGTGGAATCTCCCCATGCCAGCGCCAACGATGCGGCCGTCGGCGTTGCGAACTGGTCGGAATCGCGAGGTTGCGATCCCCACGAGGCTGGCATCACCCGGCCCTTTGTTTCCCGAAGCGGGTCGATACCAGTCAATGAGCGCATCCGTGGACCCTGGGGGGACATGTTCGGGCGCACCTATTACCAGGTGAACGATGCGCTGGTTGCGTGGCACCTCCCCGGATCGTCGAAGACCATGTATGTCCACGAGAAGACGATCCCTGCGTTGCTGCTTGCGGGCGCGTCCCTCCAAGCCCACCAGGCGAGTGGCAAGAGTTACCATGTGTACTCGGCGTACGCCCGCAACTGGCGGACCGTCGGTGGTTCCTACCGGCCGTCCGAACACGCCTTCGGCACGGCGTTCGACATCAACCCCGGGTCGAATCCGTGGAGCCACGACAATGTGCTTCGTACCAACCTGCCCGGCTGGTTTGTTGACTCCTTCGCCGATGCCGGATTCTGCTGGGGCGGCTCGTGGGTGGACAGCAAGGACGCAATGCACTTCTCGTGGAGCGGACCGGCGCAGACACCCAACTACCCCGCTCGTGTGGCGCCATACCCTGCCGTAACGGCGGCAACGACCTACATCGAGCGCCTCGTCGGTTTCAACATCAGCCTCACGGCATCATCGGGGACTTCGATGACCGTTGCCGACATGACCGGTGAAGGCGCACCCGATGTTGTGCTGGCGTCCCCTTCGGGGCTCATCGAAGCATCGGGGGCGGTCGGGAACTACAGCCGCATCGCGTTCCGATCCAATGCGGGGTCGGGATCAGACGAAACCCTCATCGGCGACTTCGATCTCGACGGTGTCGCGGACTCATGGGTTCCGAAGCGCGACGGGGCGACGGTGTCGTTCAGCGTCTGGGCAGGCGGGAGCGACCATCAGGTGAAGACCGATGTCACCTCCGGCATTCCTACAACCGCCGACCGTCTTCTCCTCGGGTACTACGACGGTGACTATGTCCCTGACCTGTATGCCCTCGTCGGCAGCCAGTTCAATGTCTATGGATCATCCAACGGCTACACAGCAGCGGTCGCTCAGCTGCCTCTTCCCGCGGGGGCGGACGGCTCATGGCATTTCGCGACCGGTGACCTCGACCTCGATGGCAAAGCTGACATCTACGCGATCTCGAACGCGGGCGCTCCGACCATGGCGGTTCGGCTCGCGACGGGGGGCATCGCGACTTTCTCCCCTGCGGTCAATGTGACGCCACAGACCATGTTCGAGATCGCCGACTACGACGGGGACGGGCGCGACGATGTCTACACTCTGAACGGATCGGAGTTGACGATCGCCCTCGGCGGGCACTCCTCGGGAGCCGCGGACTCCTGGTTCCAGAACTCCTCGACGCTGCCGCCAGATGCCGGTCCGAAATGTGTTGGGCCGAATCCGTGTGACTCGATCGGACATGTCGACAGCGGTGGTGTGTGGACCCTTGCCGACCGGCCGCGTACCGACCCTGACGAAACCGAGTTCTACTACGGCAAACCCGGCGATTCCCCGTTCATGGGCGATTGGGACAACGACGGTATCGACACCCCCGGCCTGTACCGCAGGTCGGACGGATTCGTGTATCTGCGCCAGACCAACACACAAGGCATCGCCGACATCCAGTTCTTCTTCGGTGACCCGGGGGATCAGCCCCTCGTCGGTGATTTCGACGGCGATGGATACGACACGGTGAGCATCTACCGGCCATCCGAACACCGCTTCTACATCATCAACGAGTTGGGTGAGGACGGAAAGGGTCTCGGCGCCGCCGACTATTTCTTCTCGTTCGGGAACCCGGGTGACATCCCGTTCGTCGGGGACTTCGACGGTGACGGCGTCGACGAGATCGGTCTCAGGCGATCAAGCACAGCACGGGTCTTTCTCAAGTGGGAGCTCGAAGCGGGACCCGCCGACTACGAGTTCATCTACGGGGTCCCCGGCGACATCCCCCTCGCGGGGGATTGGGACGGCAACGGAACGGACACGATCGCCGTGTTCCGGCCATCGTCAGGCATCTGGTACCTCAGACTCGACAACACGGCAGGTATCGCCCACCACGCGATCAGGTTCGAGGCACCAAGAGGCACAACGCTTCCCGTCCACGGGCGGTTCGGGCTCTAGTGCTCAGGAGCCCGCCGCCACATCCACGCGACGAGTCCCGTCACGGGGGAGGCGTCGATTGCTTCCGACGAGGACATCGATCGTGAACGCTGCAACGAAGATGAGTATCACGGTCACGAAGTATGCATACCGCGGCTTCGCCCAATAGATGACGGTTCGAAGAAGCCAGCTCGACACGGCGAGGGGGATGATCAGCGCCCACAACTCCCTCCGCCATGCTCGATACGCGAGAAGGGAAAGCAATGCTGCCGCGAGGAGACCCGCTGTCGCCATCCTTGCGAGCTGAAGAAAGGTGGTCGCAAAGCGGACATAGCGCTGGACGAACTCCGGATCCCCCCGATAGGCCGGCTGCTGGGTCGCCCAGAACACGCTGTAGTCGGGAGACGCGAACAGATGCAGGGTTCCCTTCCAAACATCCTTGACGAGGTTCAGCGGATGTTCGCGGATGTGCTTGAAACCCAGTTCCCAGCCGAGCCGGCTCGCTTCCTCAGGTGGCAGGCCGTACAGCGGGTTCCCTTCGATGAAATCCCCATAGTTGCCCGAGTCGTTGTGGGCGAAATAGAAGTTGAGTCCGGCGCTCGATGACAGTCCGGCGTTCGGGTCGACAACGATGGCGTTGCGCACATACCACGGAAGCACAACAACAAAGATTCCCGCGGCGACGAGGGCGGAAACGATGATGCGCGTCCGCGGTGTTGGGAGCTTGTTCCCGACCCAGATGAACAGCAGGATCGCGGGGACATAGAACACCGCTTCGCCACGGGTGAGGACTGCACAGCCGACGAGGATTCCTACGATTCCCGCGTACACGGCCGGTCTGCGATCGATACGGGTCAGCACCGCGATGGCGCCGAGCATCAGCGCGACGAACAGGTGCTCGGTGGCGAGGATGGGGGAGAACAGGACCAAGGTCGGGTAGAACGCGAAGAGCCCTGCTGCGATCAGCGCGGCTCTCTGTGTCGCAAGGACTCTGAGCGCTGCGAGGTATACGAGACCGATCGAAATGGTTCCGAGCACTACCATCGATAGTCCCAGCCACACATCTGATCGAGAGAAGAAGGCGAATACCGACAGGTAGACAGGATGCAGTGGCAGGAAGAACGAGGTCGGTTCGGGGTAGCCGAACTGTCCGTGGTCGACAATCCCGACCGCGAGGGTGCGGTAGTCATTGAAGTCCGAGACGGGGACGGGATCAGCGTGAAGCAGCCAGGCAAGTCTGATCAGGAAGCCAGCTCCGACAATGATCACGATCGGAACGCGCTCGCGGCGAATCCACCTCATCGGCGACACGCTACCGGGACGGTAGGCGCTTGGTGGAGACCAACCGTCGCACCGCTCATGGTTTGACATCGATGGCGACCGTCGTGTCGGTCCTGCGTCGACTTCCTCCCGGTGTCAGGCGCGTGCTCAAGCGTCTCCCGGGCGCCGCCGCTGTCCGCGATCGATTGAGCGGGCGCCCCCGGATCGGTGGCCCCGCTGCCGGGGAGCTTCGGGCTGTTGTCTACCCACCGACATGGGTCGAGTGGGACACGATGAAGCAGCGCCCGCAGCACATCCTTCAGGCTTTCGCTCGTGCAGGGCACCCCGTCTACTTCGTCGATCTCGCGACCACCGAACCGCGGGAAGTCGATGGCGTAACGATTGTGCCTTCGCTG
It contains:
- a CDS encoding glycosyltransferase family 2 protein, whose product is MTPSVPAPDVSIVLPVFNEIDHLDEELTRIRAAFDASQYSYEIIVIDDASTDGSTERLHEIDGIRLITFAANRGPGAARKTGTEASRGRVVVWTDVDMSYPNELLPTLVDELEGHDQVVGARTSEQGTHKFARIPAKWTIRKLAEYLSGTRIPDLNSGFRAFRRSVAVQFSHLLPDGFSHVTTLTMAFLANGYSIKYIDIPYAERSGKSKFRLVADTRLYLLQVTRMVMMWNPLRVLMPVALVMFLIGSAKIVYDIIDKSFRIGTNTLLVMATAGLIVVVALLADLVVQVSRPRSTVVSAVVTDVDATEYNET
- the rfbB gene encoding dTDP-glucose 4,6-dehydratase, producing MRLTITGGCGFIGSAVARLAVARGHEVLNLDKMSYAATVASTAAIAGRDGYRHEIVDIGDQRTVRALLAESKPEVVMHLAAESHVDRSIDQPSDFVNTNVVGTVALLETVSEYYNGLTGEDRARFRFHHVSTDEVFGSLGPRGAFTPDSPYDPRSPYAASKASADHFARAWYHTYGLPVVVSNCSNNYGPFQFPEKLIPLITIRGLTGATLPVYGDGSNTREWLFVTDHAEALLRVAQSGEPGHTYLIAGESERPNLEVVQAICSLLDEMAPLDDGRAHRDLIEFVEDRPGHDLRYAIDGSATTAAFGWEATTPFEVGLRKTVEWYIDNRDWWEPLVSDLRATERVGHGDRGPAEDAT
- a CDS encoding M15 family metallopeptidase — protein: MTRSIAAIVFVVALAGLSVVESPHASANDAAVGVANWSESRGCDPHEAGITRPFVSRSGSIPVNERIRGPWGDMFGRTYYQVNDALVAWHLPGSSKTMYVHEKTIPALLLAGASLQAHQASGKSYHVYSAYARNWRTVGGSYRPSEHAFGTAFDINPGSNPWSHDNVLRTNLPGWFVDSFADAGFCWGGSWVDSKDAMHFSWSGPAQTPNYPARVAPYPAVTAATTYIERLVGFNISLTASSGTSMTVADMTGEGAPDVVLASPSGLIEASGAVGNYSRIAFRSNAGSGSDETLIGDFDLDGVADSWVPKRDGATVSFSVWAGGSDHQVKTDVTSGIPTTADRLLLGYYDGDYVPDLYALVGSQFNVYGSSNGYTAAVAQLPLPAGADGSWHFATGDLDLDGKADIYAISNAGAPTMAVRLATGGIATFSPAVNVTPQTMFEIADYDGDGRDDVYTLNGSELTIALGGHSSGAADSWFQNSSTLPPDAGPKCVGPNPCDSIGHVDSGGVWTLADRPRTDPDETEFYYGKPGDSPFMGDWDNDGIDTPGLYRRSDGFVYLRQTNTQGIADIQFFFGDPGDQPLVGDFDGDGYDTVSIYRPSEHRFYIINELGEDGKGLGAADYFFSFGNPGDIPFVGDFDGDGVDEIGLRRSSTARVFLKWELEAGPADYEFIYGVPGDIPLAGDWDGNGTDTIAVFRPSSGIWYLRLDNTAGIAHHAIRFEAPRGTTLPVHGRFGL
- the rfbC gene encoding dTDP-4-dehydrorhamnose 3,5-epimerase — encoded protein: MTDAGQPNRVDGFDEVVAFVSPIHPDSRGNLREIYRADEFRERTGIAPQFVQDNVSVSHRGVLRGIHIQVSPPQGKLVSCLAGEVFDVVVDLRGSSSTYRKWKATTLSHTNGIQVWVPPGFGHAFLVVSESALVHYKATTPYHRDGTRSVRWDDPAIGIQWPTTDEPHLSQQDGDAPLLAECDLSPR
- a CDS encoding aminotransferase class I/II-fold pyridoxal phosphate-dependent enzyme, translating into MRVNYAQAVYGEEEIAAVVEVLEHSTELLMAGPRVSAFEAAVAGRFGKEFGVMVNSGSSANLVAIEGLGLEHGSEVVTPALTFSTTVAPLIQSGLTPVFVDVEPDTYTVDVAHISERITSRTRALMIPNLIGNLPDWKAVRALADTYGLVVIEDSCDTIGSTIAGMPTGALTDVATTSFYASHIITAAGFGGMMTTSNPDLAQRARLLRGWGRTSSTRAESEGITDRFDVAVDGIDYDAKFMFEALGYNFLPSELSAAFGLVQLGRLDEYARRRSTNFAKLRQAFSGYEDWFILPRQGAEIETAWLAFPLIVRDSAPFTRRELQIGFETDGIQTRVVFTGNVLRQPAFSELNDAGSGSFPNADRVMRGGVLLGCHQGMGDDEIAYIMDSFARFASAY
- the rfbA gene encoding glucose-1-phosphate thymidylyltransferase RfbA, which produces MKGIILAGGVGTRLDPMTRVVSKHLLPVYDKPMVYYPLTLLMLAGMRDILVISAPDQAGNFEHLLGDGSAFGIRISYLTQAAPDGIAQAFPIAERFLDGDGAALALGDNILYGGGLSGLLTKAAGNDGATIFGYPVHDPERFGVVTLDEHGAPMRIEEKPESPESNLAVVGLYFFDADVVDIARSVQPSDRGEREITSVIGVYLKQSRLTVETLGRGIAWLDAGTPEDLHEAAAFVRTIEKRQGFKIACPEEVAYRLGYIDRDNLAQLAADAPNREYGAYLSSLLR
- a CDS encoding NAD(P)-dependent oxidoreductase — protein: MTGPIVDETIVITGATGFIGSHLTRRLVNGNDVHILVRNPDRASALGLDASNIHDISSSTHPIAGLFEDLQPSMVFHLATRYERTDPVDPRPMLEANVVFGTAVLEAAARIGDCTVVMAGSHFQHADGVPVSLYALSKNLLIEVARYLTATRNLSWVETVLYDIYGPRDRRGKLIDTVLDRLLAGQPIQLPERLALHHFVHVDDAVDALLASARQLRSTGESGMSLFATSDKAVTPKEVVEIASTVLGRQPILGGSHFQLPPRTPMHPADGPRPDAWSPTIGLSDGIMTVARSRTAEP
- a CDS encoding exopolysaccharide biosynthesis polyprenyl glycosylphosphotransferase — its product is MKRAAFLRGLWIADLAWLAVAILIATFRVFGVLMPWLATTPTGTLMPSVGLTVGGALIAMFITYRSGEGTIPRPSYGQAIAIVGTTMTVTAVGLVISREYFSREWLLVTFVLWAAQMLAHRTLLRMRPWSESMVVVTQEKTLADGINESPHATVIATVAPDSDPSLIPLADDMTLVIDLRATMSDEMARFVSSASISGQRVVPLVAVYEEYTGRLPLVHILRGWEISRPVARSRYAPFKRVLDATLTVVTAPIWLLIGAFVWSAVRMESDGAAIYRQTRVGKNGKLFTLLKFRTMVVDAEALGPQFAQQNDPRLTRIGRFLRRSRLDEIPQLWNVLKGDLAIVGPRPERPVFVETFTRAIPFYDSRHLVRPGITGWAQVHRGYGGGIDDALDKLTYDLYYVKHSSLWLDTQILGKTVWIVVTGKGSR
- a CDS encoding glycosyltransferase family 39 protein — encoded protein: MRWIRRERVPIVIIVGAGFLIRLAWLLHADPVPVSDFNDYRTLAVGIVDHGQFGYPEPTSFFLPLHPVYLSVFAFFSRSDVWLGLSMVVLGTISIGLVYLAALRVLATQRAALIAAGLFAFYPTLVLFSPILATEHLFVALMLGAIAVLTRIDRRPAVYAGIVGILVGCAVLTRGEAVFYVPAILLFIWVGNKLPTPRTRIIVSALVAAGIFVVVLPWYVRNAIVVDPNAGLSSSAGLNFYFAHNDSGNYGDFIEGNPLYGLPPEEASRLGWELGFKHIREHPLNLVKDVWKGTLHLFASPDYSVFWATQQPAYRGDPEFVQRYVRFATTFLQLARMATAGLLAAALLSLLAYRAWRRELWALIIPLAVSSWLLRTVIYWAKPRYAYFVTVILIFVAAFTIDVLVGSNRRLPRDGTRRVDVAAGS